The genomic segment GCTGCGGATCCTCACCCGCCTGGAGCCGAAGGTGATCGACGCCGACGGGCGCAGCTTCGGATTGAACCTCACGCGCGCGAGTCTGGACGCGTCCTGCAAGTACCCGTGGACGGCCGACCATCCGCTGCCGGACCCCGGCGGCCGCTTGAAGTTCGGCGTCTACCCCGAGGACGAGGAGGTCTTCCGCTGGCTGCGAGCCGGCGCGCCCGGTCGCGTCCGCTGCATCGAGGCCGAGGTCATGGACCTCTCGGACGACATCGCCTATTCGGTTCACGATTTCGAGGACGCGATCGTGAACGGGTACCTGGATCCCGCGAGGCTGGCCGATCCGCACGAGCACGAGTGGCTGCTGACCGCCGTCCAGTCGTGGGTCGGCTTCGACTTCGCGCGGGACGAGCTCGAGGATGCGCTGTTCCGGCTCACCCGCATGCCGGAATGGATCGACGCGTTCGACGGATCGCGCGCCGCGCTGGCGCGCCTGAAGAACCTGACTTCCGACCTGATCGGCCGTTTCGCCCGCGCGGCGACGACGGCGACACGCGAGTCGTACGCACGCTCCGTCCTCACCCGCTATCAGGGCCACCTCGTCGTTCCCCGCGTCGTCGAAGCCGAGATGGCGGTCCTGAAGGGCATCATCGGCGCGGCCGTCGTCTCGATCGAGGGACGCAAGGACCTCTACAAGGAGCAGCGGCGCGTCCTCAAGCGCCTCGCCTCGGCGCTGTGGGAGCGCCCCGAGGCGCTCGATGCCCTGCACCTGCGCGACTTCGCCGCCGCGGAGACGGATGCCGCACGCCGCCGCGTCGTCGTCGATCAGGTCGCGAGCCTCACCGATCAGCTGGCCATCGCGTGGCACGGGAGCCTCGTCGAACCGCTGGACCCGGCGTCGGTCGGCGTCTGGGCCCCCGGCGCCCGCCCGATGGACTCGCCGGCGGGCCGGACCCGCGACCCCTTCGAGGTGGGCTGATGGCCGGGCGCATCCGGCAGGCGGACGTCGACGAGGTGAAGGCGCGCACCAACATCGCTGACATCATCGGCGAGCGGGTCGCCCTCAAGTCCGCCGGCGTGGGCTCGCTGAAAGGGCTCTGCCCGTTCCACGACGAGCGGAGTCCGAGCTTCAACGTGCGTCCGCAGGCGGGCTTCTACCACTGCTTCGGCTGCGGGGAGTCCGGCGACGTCTACTCGTTCCTGCGCGCGATGGACCACGTCTCGTTCACCGAGGCCGTCGAGCGCCTCGCAGGGCGGATCGGCTACGCCCTGCACTACGAGGACGGGGGCGCCGCCCCCGAGCACACCGGCCGGGCGCGGCTGTACGCGGCGAATGCGGCGGCGGCGGAGTTCTTCCGCACGCAGCTGATGACCTCCGAAGCCGACACCGCGCGGCGGTTTCTGGGCCAGCGCGGCTTCGACGCCGGCGCGGCCGCGCACTTCGGCGTGGGGTATGCGCCGAAGGGCTGGTCGGGCATGCACTCCGCGCTGCGCGCGCAGGGGTACACCGACGACGAGCTGGCATCGGCGGGGCTGGTGTCGCAGGGCCAGCGCGGCGTGTATGACCGCTTCCGCGGCCGCGTCGTGTGGCCGATCCGCGACGTGACGGGCCAGGTCATCGGCTTCGGCGCGCGCAAGCTCTACGACGACGACCAGGGCCCCAAGTACCTCAACACCCCCGAGACGACGATCTACAAGAAGGCCCAGGTGCTCTACGGCCTGGACCTCGCCAAGCGCGAGATCTCGCGGCAGCACCGTGTCGTGGTGGTGGAGGGGTACACCGATGTGATGGCGTGTCACCTCGCGGGCATCACCACGGCGATCGCGACCTGCGGGACGGCCTTCGGCGCAGACCACATCACGGTGCTCCGGCGGGTGATGGGTGACGACTCGACCGCGGGCGAAGTCGTCTTCACATTCGATCCCGACGCGGCCGGCCAGAAGGCCGCACTGCGCGCGTTCGCCGACGCCAAGCGCTTCAACGCCCAGACGTACGTCGCGACCGGCCCCGACGGGCTCGATCCGTGCGATCTCCGCCTGATGCGGGGCGACGGCGCCGTCCGGGGGCTCGTGGAGACGAAGGTGCCGATGGTCGAGTTCGTGCTCGACCAGCGCATCGCGGGCTACGATCTGGCGAGCGTCGAGGGCCGCGTCGGGGCACTGCGCACCGCTGCTCCCGTCGTCGCCGAGCTGCGCGACCCGCTGCTGCAGCCGGAGTACGTGCGGGTCCTCGCGCGCCGCCTCGGCATGGACACCGAGGACGTGCGCCGGGAGGTGGAGCGCGCCGGGCGCGGGAGCGGACGACGGGATGCTCCGACCGCCGCTCACCCGCCCTCGCCGGCGCCCCCCTCCGGTGAGACGGACCCCCTCCAGGTCACCGTCGCGACGCTGCCGCGCACGCCCGAGGTCGGACTCGAGCGCGACGCGCTCATGGGCGTCCTGCAGTTCGGCCACCGCATGGAGGCGGCGCTCGTCGCGCGGGCGCTGGAGCAGCCCTTCCGCCACCCCGCCCTGGACGCCGTCCGGGCGGCGGTCGTCGCGGCAGACGACATGCAGCGTCCGGGCTGGTCGGCGGCGGTCGTCGGCACGGTGCGGGAACCGTACCGCTCGCTGGCCGCGGAGCTGCTCGCCGGCGACTTCCCTGCGCTCAACGACGAGGCCGCGGTCGCCTCGGCAGGCGATCTCGCACGTCGCCTGGTGATGCGCGGCATCGAGCGCGAGAAGGCCGAGCTGCTGGGCGCGATCCAGCGCGTGCCGGCGGATTCCGAGCAGGGGCGCAGCATCCGGCTGCGTCTGCGCGAGCTCGACGCACAGCGCCAGGCGATCGCCGACGAATCCTCCTGACCGCGCCGCCGACTGGCGCACGGAGGCGCGGCCGGGGCAGGATGAGGGCATGGCTCGACGACGAACCGCGGATGCCGCGATCGACTGCTCCGACCTGTCGATCGCCCGAGCAGGGCGAGGCGGTCCGAATCAGCGGGTCGTCGACGGCGTCACATTCCGTCTGCCGCATGGACGCAGTCTCGCGGTCATGGGCCCGACGGGCTCGGGCAAGTCCTCGCTGGCGGCGGTGCTCGCCGGCGCCGACGAGCCGGGCCTCGCCGTCGTCGGCGGCGAGGCGACCGTGGAGGGCATCCCGGTGCGCCGTCCGGGCCGCGACCACCGGTACCTCACGTACTACGCCGGGTATCTGCCCCAATCGGCTGGTGCACGTCTTCCCGCGCGGCTCACCGTCTCGGACGTGATCGGCGGGCCCATCACCAGCCGGGACCGCCGAGTGAGCTCGCGGGCTCTGGCGGTGCGAGTCGCATCGCTGCTCGACGAGATGATGCTGCCGCTGGGGGCTGCGGCGAAGTACCCGTATGAGCTGAGCGCCGGGATGCGGCAGCGCGTGGCGATGGCGCGCGCACTGGTGCTCCAGCCGCGCGTGCTCATCGCCGACGAGCCGTACGCGAACATGGACGTCGAGGTGCGCACGGCCGCTCGAGACGCGATCCTGCGCCGACAGCGAGAACTCGGCATGGCGGCCCTCGTGGTGACGAACCAGGCCGATGTGGCCGACGAGCTGGACGCGGATGTCCTGGTGCTCCGCGCCGGTCACGCCGTCGCCTACGGCCACGGCATCCGGGATCTGCTGTGGACTCCCAGCGGCGAAGCAGACCGGCGACTCGTCGGCTCATGAGGGCCCCGGTGGTCAAGACCACCGCCGGAGCTTTGCTAAGATGGTCTGGTTGCCCGCGCGAGAGCGCAGGACATTCCTCCATAGCTCAATTGGCAGAGCAATCGGCTGTTAACCGATAGGTTCTTGGTTCGAGTCCAAGTGGGGGAGCGGATCGGCCCCGAGCTCCACCTCGGGGCCTTTCCTCATTCCGCGGTCGAGCCGCTTCCCCCCAGCAGGAGACCGACGGATCAGGCGTCGAGGTCGTCGATGCCGGGCGTCCACGCGCTGCCCGGGCGGCCCCAGCCGCGCTTGCGCGCGATCTTCTGCGCCGTCTTCCAGTCGCCGTCGTCGAGGCGATCGACGTAGAGGACGCCGTCCAGGTGGTCGAACTCGTGCTGCATGATGCGCGCCCGCCACCCGTCGACCTGGATGCGCACGGGCGCGCCCTCGAGATCCGTTCCGGTCACCAGCACCTCATCCGAGCGCCGGAGCGGGAACCGCTCGCCGGGGAACGACAGGCAGCCCTCGGACTCCTCGTCGGGGTCGGGCGCTCCGGGTTCGAGCGGCCGCATCCACAGCTCCGGGTTCACGATCACGCCGCGCCAGGGGGCGCCGTCGTCATCGGCATACGAGTAGGTGTAGATGCGCAGAGGCACGCCGACCTGCGGGGCGGCGAGCCCCACGCCGGGCGCGGCATCCATCGTCTCGAACATGTCGGCGACCAGGGCGCGCACCTCATCGGTGATCGCTTCGACGCGCGACGCAGGGGCGTGCAGGACGGGATCGCCCATGATGCGAATCGGGAGAACAGCCACGCCTTGAGCCTATCGAGCGATGCCTGCGGCTAATGTCGATGTGTGCTGTGGACCGCTGTGGAGCTCGAGGACGTGGGGGACCAGCTGGTCGGCGCCTTCCAGAACCCCGGGCTGCTGTACGGCATCCCGCTCGCGCTGCTCGGTGCGATCTTCATGTCGTTCGGGGCGCAGTACCAGCACCGCGGAGTGACCAAGGTCGAGCGGATGAGCCGGTCCGAGACGGGTCACGGCGGCCTGGGTGCAAGCCACATGCTGAGACTGCTGGCGCGGCCCTCGTGGGTCATCGGCACGGTGATGCTGGGGCTCGCCATCGTCTGCCAGCTCTCCGCCCTGGCTGTCGCGCCGCTCATCGTGGTCCAGCCGCTGGGAGCGATCGCGCTCGTCATCACCACCCTCCTGAATGCGCAGATCAGCGGACACAAGCCGACGCGACGCTCGCTCATCGCCATTGCCGCGTGCGTCGGAGGCATCTTCGTCTTCGTCACGATCGCGGCGCTCTTCGCGACCGAGAAGCCCGTGTCCAACGGGCAGCTGGTCACGATCCTCGTGCTGCTGGCGCTGGTGACGCTCGCGTTCGCCGGGCTGTGGGTGTGGCTGCGCAAGCGCATGGGGGCGCTGTTCTACATCACCGCCGCCGGCGTCATCTACGGCTTCGTCGCGACGCTGGCCAAGGTGGTCATCGAGCGCATCAAGGACAACAACTTCGACTGGCTCACGTTCCTGTGCCTGGCGGCCCTCATCGTGGGGGCGATCGTCGGCGCATACTTCGTGCAGAGCGCCTACGCTTCGGGTCCGCCCGACCTCGTCGTCGCCGGCCTCACCGTGATCGATCCGATCGTGGCGATCCTCATCGGGCTGACGGTCCTGCAGGAGGTCGCCGGGGCGCCGCTGTGGGTCTACATCGCATTCGCGGTGGTGGGTGCCGTCGCCGTGTGGGGCGTCTTCCAGCTCGCCCGCCATCATCCGCAGGTGCTCAGCGACAGCCAGGAGCTGCCGATCCCGCGCGGAAGCGGTGGCACGGCCCCCGATGCCGCGCATCCGTCGACCGCGTCGATCAAGGTCACTGAGGCCGTCGCGAAGGTGTGGCCCGAACCGCCCGTCAAGGATCCGGCCGACGAGCCCGACGCCCGGTGAGACACCGGACCGGGGTGCCAGGCCGGTAGGCTCGTCTGCGCACCTCGGTGCGCGGGGCGGTGGCCAAGCTGGTCAAGGCAGCGGGCTCATAACCCGACGATCGTGGGTTCAAGTCCCACCCGCCCTACCGAACAAGACCGTCGCCGCGGCACACGCGACGGTCTTTCGTTCACCATCCTTACTTTCGGAGGGGATGCCTCTGATGAGCGCCGGGATTTGGCGGTAGCGTCATCGACAGCAACTGTCCCCAGCCCGTCATGGAGGCGAACAATGAAGTTCCTGCAGAGGCTCGGCAGGTCGATCATGCTCCCGGTAGCCGTGCTGCCGGTCGCGGCGATCCTGTCCGGCATCTCCTACTGGATCAGCTCGGCAGCCGGTCCCAACATCGTCTCGACGTTTCTCGGCGCCGCCGGCGGCTCGCTGCTGGACAACATGGCGCTGCTGTTCGCCGTCGGCATCGCGCTCGGCATGGCCGAGAAGTCCGACGGCACCTCCGCCCTGGCCGGCCTGGTGTCCTGGCTCGTGATCACGACGCTGCTCAAGCCCGAGACCGTCGCCCTCTTCACCGGGGTCGACGACGTCAATCAGGTCGATCCCGCATTCCTGCGCGTGCAGAACGTATTCGTCGGCATCGTCTGCGGCCTCATCGGCGCGTACTGCTACAACAAGTTCAAGGACACCCGGCTCCCCGACGCGCTGTCCTTCTTCTCCGGCAAGCGCTCTGTCGCGATCGTGACGGCGGGCGTCTCACTG from the Microbacterium atlanticum genome contains:
- a CDS encoding deoxyguanosinetriphosphate triphosphohydrolase; the encoded protein is MRSSTTVAADLRGPASDRPDGYDDADAARFHAEQHRSQRDDFARDRARVLHSAALRRLAAKTQVLSPASPADFARNRLTHSLEVAQVGRELATALDLAADVVDTACLSHDLGHPPFGHNGERALNEWAEDVGGFEGNAQTLRILTRLEPKVIDADGRSFGLNLTRASLDASCKYPWTADHPLPDPGGRLKFGVYPEDEEVFRWLRAGAPGRVRCIEAEVMDLSDDIAYSVHDFEDAIVNGYLDPARLADPHEHEWLLTAVQSWVGFDFARDELEDALFRLTRMPEWIDAFDGSRAALARLKNLTSDLIGRFARAATTATRESYARSVLTRYQGHLVVPRVVEAEMAVLKGIIGAAVVSIEGRKDLYKEQRRVLKRLASALWERPEALDALHLRDFAAAETDAARRRVVVDQVASLTDQLAIAWHGSLVEPLDPASVGVWAPGARPMDSPAGRTRDPFEVG
- the dnaG gene encoding DNA primase produces the protein MAGRIRQADVDEVKARTNIADIIGERVALKSAGVGSLKGLCPFHDERSPSFNVRPQAGFYHCFGCGESGDVYSFLRAMDHVSFTEAVERLAGRIGYALHYEDGGAAPEHTGRARLYAANAAAAEFFRTQLMTSEADTARRFLGQRGFDAGAAAHFGVGYAPKGWSGMHSALRAQGYTDDELASAGLVSQGQRGVYDRFRGRVVWPIRDVTGQVIGFGARKLYDDDQGPKYLNTPETTIYKKAQVLYGLDLAKREISRQHRVVVVEGYTDVMACHLAGITTAIATCGTAFGADHITVLRRVMGDDSTAGEVVFTFDPDAAGQKAALRAFADAKRFNAQTYVATGPDGLDPCDLRLMRGDGAVRGLVETKVPMVEFVLDQRIAGYDLASVEGRVGALRTAAPVVAELRDPLLQPEYVRVLARRLGMDTEDVRREVERAGRGSGRRDAPTAAHPPSPAPPSGETDPLQVTVATLPRTPEVGLERDALMGVLQFGHRMEAALVARALEQPFRHPALDAVRAAVVAADDMQRPGWSAAVVGTVREPYRSLAAELLAGDFPALNDEAAVASAGDLARRLVMRGIEREKAELLGAIQRVPADSEQGRSIRLRLRELDAQRQAIADESS
- a CDS encoding ATP-binding cassette domain-containing protein gives rise to the protein MARRRTADAAIDCSDLSIARAGRGGPNQRVVDGVTFRLPHGRSLAVMGPTGSGKSSLAAVLAGADEPGLAVVGGEATVEGIPVRRPGRDHRYLTYYAGYLPQSAGARLPARLTVSDVIGGPITSRDRRVSSRALAVRVASLLDEMMLPLGAAAKYPYELSAGMRQRVAMARALVLQPRVLIADEPYANMDVEVRTAARDAILRRQRELGMAALVVTNQADVADELDADVLVLRAGHAVAYGHGIRDLLWTPSGEADRRLVGS
- the def gene encoding peptide deformylase, yielding MAVLPIRIMGDPVLHAPASRVEAITDEVRALVADMFETMDAAPGVGLAAPQVGVPLRIYTYSYADDDGAPWRGVIVNPELWMRPLEPGAPDPDEESEGCLSFPGERFPLRRSDEVLVTGTDLEGAPVRIQVDGWRARIMQHEFDHLDGVLYVDRLDDGDWKTAQKIARKRGWGRPGSAWTPGIDDLDA
- a CDS encoding DMT family transporter; amino-acid sequence: MLWTAVELEDVGDQLVGAFQNPGLLYGIPLALLGAIFMSFGAQYQHRGVTKVERMSRSETGHGGLGASHMLRLLARPSWVIGTVMLGLAIVCQLSALAVAPLIVVQPLGAIALVITTLLNAQISGHKPTRRSLIAIAACVGGIFVFVTIAALFATEKPVSNGQLVTILVLLALVTLAFAGLWVWLRKRMGALFYITAAGVIYGFVATLAKVVIERIKDNNFDWLTFLCLAALIVGAIVGAYFVQSAYASGPPDLVVAGLTVIDPIVAILIGLTVLQEVAGAPLWVYIAFAVVGAVAVWGVFQLARHHPQVLSDSQELPIPRGSGGTAPDAAHPSTASIKVTEAVAKVWPEPPVKDPADEPDAR